From Medicago truncatula cultivar Jemalong A17 chromosome 7, MtrunA17r5.0-ANR, whole genome shotgun sequence, a single genomic window includes:
- the LOC11436835 gene encoding GATA transcription factor 4 → MDVCQNVQVSSECKQEKVLNPSCSNLSSSLDDLFSAQNMEVDVGMEWLSVFVEDCFSSPQSCVLLPSSVQNTTSTVSSKPSNTVKKPKQEQNESPFAVPGKARSKRKRLSAPRRPKDPLSILSNTLNPQNESLCSDPPLLKQAYWLADSELMVPKGEKEVTKDCEVVEKERFDFEGFVNNGQNPIPTRRCTHCLSQRTPQWRAGPLGPKTLCNACGVRYKSGRLLPEYRPAKSPTFVSFLHSNSHKKVMEMRMNVVSSINPPSE, encoded by the exons ATGGATGTGTGCCAAAATGTACAAGTTTCTAGTGAGTGCAAACAAGAGAAGGTTCTTAACCCTTCTTGCTCTAACCTTTCAAGTAGCCTTGATGACCTCTTTTCTGCTCAAAACATG GAAGTGGATGTTGGAATGGAGTGGCTTTCAGTGTTTGTTGAAGATTGTTTCTCAAGCCCACAAAGTTGTGTACTTTTACCCTCAAGTGTTCAAAACACAACAAGTACTGTCTCATCAAAACCTTCAAACACAGTGAAGAAACCAAAGCAAGAACAAAATGAGTCACCATTTGCAGTTCCAGGCAAAGCAAGAAGCAAAAGGAAGAGACTTTCAGCTCCAAGAAGACCAAAAGACCCTTTAAGCATCTTATCCAATACCTTAAACCCTCAAAATGAGTCACTATGTTCTGACCCACCTCTCTTAAAACAAGCTTATTGGTTAGCTGATAGTGAACTCATGGTACCTAAGGGTGAAAAAGAGGTAACAAAAGATTGTGAAGTGGTTGAAAAGGAAAGGTTTGATTTTGAAGGGTTTGTTAACAATGGTCAAAATCCAATTCCAACAAGGAGGTGTACACATTGTTTGTCACAAAGGACCCCACAATGGAGGGCAGGCCCATTAGGCCCAAAGACACTATGCAATGCATGTGGTGTGAGGTACAAATCTGGTAGGTTGTTGCCAGAGTATAGACCTGCTAAGAGTCCAACTTTTGTGAGCTTTTTGCATTCAAATTCACACAAGAAAGTTATGGAGATGAGGATGAATGTTGTATCTTCCATTAATCCTCCTAGTGAGTAG
- the LOC11437274 gene encoding uncharacterized protein: MAQFTAQGRLKLLFNGETVSSLMVQTHKRRTSYKGSSSFASRFHYASSSYLRSKVKCCNAEARPSEGVHDEYAYVFEYDEDDDDDDVFEGDGLSGFRGLVLDISYRPVNVVCWKRAICLEFMEKADVLEYYDKTVNSPSGSFYIPAVLRVRHLLQVIKRRRVVKNSLSRKNILFRDNYTCQYCSSHENLTIDHVVPAALGGEWTWENLVTACSKCNSKKGRKSLEEAKMKLMKVPKKPKDYDILAIPLTAAALRVLTARKGTPDEWRQYLSSS, from the exons ATGGCACAGTTCACTGCACAAGGTCGCTTGAAGCTTCTCTTCAATGGAGAAACTGTGTCATCTCTCATGGTTCAGACCCACAAGAGAAGAACTAGTTACAAAGGTTCTTCTTCTTTTGCTTCTAGATTTCACTATGCATCTTCTTCATATCTCAGAAGCAAAGTGAAGTGTTGTAATGCTGAGGCACGTCCCAGTGAAGGTGTTCATGATGAATATGCATATGTTTTTGAATAtgatgaggatgatgatgatgatgatgtgtttGAGGGAGATGGCTTGTCTGGTTTCAGGGGTCTTGTGTTGGATATATCTTACAG GCCAGTTAATGTTGTATGCTGGAAACGTGCCATTTGTTTAGAGTTTATGGAGAAG GCTGATGTACTAGAGTATTATGATAAGACTGTGAACTCCCCCAGTGGATCTTTCTATATACCAGCTGTCTTAAGG GTTCGTCATTTACTTCAGGTTATTAAAAGAAGAAGAGTAGTCAAGAACAGCCTTAGCCGGAAAAATATACTGTTTAGAGACAATTACACCTGCCA GTATTGCTCTTCGCATGAGAATTTGACCATCGATCACGTTGTGCCAGCAGCACTTGGTGGCGAATGGACATGGGAAAATCTA GTGACTGCTTGTTCTAAATGCAACTCCAAGAAAGGTAGAAAGTCCTTAGAGGAGGCAAAAATGAAGTTGATGAAGGTCCCAAAG AAACCGAAGGACTATGACATTCTCGCCATACCTCTAACTGCAGCAGCTTTAAGAGTTCTGACTGCGAGAAAGGGGACACCTGACGAATGGCGCCAGTATCTAAGTTCCTCTTAG
- the LOC11440085 gene encoding protein phosphatase 1 regulatory subunit INH3, translating into MNDAQICGREWLLVSFFLLRSKKRSSLRYLGLYKNSVPFLPIMDRRRSTNRPVALSSPSVTGATTITIESSVPSSSSSRQEQQQPEVLFLLLNRKKKKVSWKDGTVDNEFMQKKSSKKCCIFHKEKPFDEDDSDEDDVPHDSDKHPHDHSDNGFCCKNHDEAGPSS; encoded by the exons atgaatgatgcacaaaTATGTGGTAGAGAGTGGCTTCTGGTCTCATTCTTTTTG ttaAGATCTAAAAAACGCTCATCTCTCCGGTATCTTGGACTATATAAGAATTCAGTCCCTTTTTTGCCAATCATGGACAGACGCAGGAGCACCAACCGGCCAGTAGCGTTGTCTTCCCCTTCTGTTACTGGCGCCACCACCATAACAATTGAAAGCTCAGTtccatcatcctcttcatctcGGCAGGAACAACAGCAACCTGAAGTCCTTTTTCTCCTGCTCAATCGCAAGAAGAAGAAGGTCTCGTGGAAAGACGGTACTGTGGACAATGAGTTCATGCAGAAAAAGAGTTCCAAGAAGTGTTGTATCTTTCATAAAGAAAAGCcctttgatgaagatgatagcGATGAAGATGATGTACCACACGACTCTGACAAACATCCCCATGATCATAGTGACAATGGATTTTGTTGCAAGAATCATGATGAAGCTGGCCCAAGCAGTTAG
- the LOC11435765 gene encoding PHD finger protein ING2 has translation MAIARTGVYVDDYLEYANTLPAELQRLLNTVRELDERSQSMINQTRQQTKYCMGFSSHGSKKGNHNYNNNYMNEDDDASIEKMRKEIEANQDSALSLCTEKVLLARQAYELIDSHVKRLDEDLTYFAEDLKQEGKISQDEPAILPPLPIVPKPEKRRHAYGTPQSKRLDYRERDWDRDFELMPPPGSHKKDYMIPMDIDQPIDPNEPTYCVCHQVSFGDMIACDNENCRGGEWFHYSCVGLTQETRFKGKWYCPTCRLLPQCQ, from the exons ATGGCAATTGCACGCACTGGAGTCTACGTCGATGACTATTTGGAGT ATGCCAATACATTGCCCGCTGAGCTTCAGAGACTTCTCAACACCGTTCGTGAACTCGATGAACGATCCCAAT CTATGATAAACCAGACAAGGCAGCAGACAAAGTACTGTATGGGGTTCTCTTCTCATGGCTCTAAGAAGGGTAAtcataattataataacaattatatgaATGAGGATGACGATGCTTCCATTGAGAAAATGCGAAAAGAAATTGAGGCGAATCAGGATAGCGCATTAAGTTTATGTACTGAGAAGGTTTTGTTGGCACGACAAGCATATGAActg ATAGACAGCCATGTAAAACGACTTGATGAGGATTTAACCTACTTCGCTGAAGATCTAAAGCAAG aGGGGAAAATATCACAAGACGAGCCAGCAATTCTTCCCCCACTGCCTATTGTCCCTAAACCTGAAAAGCGCAGGCACGCATATGGTACACCTCAATCGAAGAGACTTGATTACAGGGAGAGAGACTGGGATAGAGACTTTGAGCTAATGCCTCCACCAGGAAGCCATAAGAAGGACTATATGATCCCTATGGATATTGATCAACCCATTGATCCAAATGAACCTACATACTGTGTTTGTCATCAG GTATCTTTTGGAGATATGATTGCTTGTGACAACGAAAAT TGCCGAGGAGGTGAATGGTTCCACTATTCATGTGTTGGCCTAACACAAGAGACAAGGTTCAAGGGAAAGTGGTATTGCCCAACGTGCAGATTACTACCACAATGTCAATGA